The nucleotide sequence atgcagggagccgacgtgggactcaatcccgggtcttctggatcaggccctgggctgaaggtgatgctaaaccgctgagccaccagggctgtccttgtgaggttttttaaaaattttttttcagtatttgacGAGTTTCACATCCTCTACTTTTTGGCGGTTGGAGGAGAAACAAGTTTGGTCTGCCTTGAGATCTTGTTCCAAAGATGGGGGTGCTGGTGTGCCACTTTCACCTTTATCATGGGTGGCTCTCATGCCACCCACAAAATCATGGGCCATGGCTAATAACCAATCATGATTATTTTTCAGGTGAGATGGGTTTAAAGAGCAGTTTCTTTACAAGTAACCTCAAATAACTTATAATAGTACTATATTTTGGAAAAAGATTTCTCATGGGGCTCTGCAATCACTTATGTGTTTTATGTGTTGGTCTGGCTTGCTGTGGATGGTACACAGATCTTCACACAATTTAAGTACAATAGTACAACTGACAAACCTTATATAAGGTTACTtcgttttgttgtttttgaaatttcttccCTACCACAGAATCTGTACTTGTTcttaaaaaaaggtgaaaagacattttaaaaaattgagttatttATAATCTCACCTCCTCCTTCCAAAGAAATTAGGTTTgtggggggcctgggtgctcagctgtttaagtgtccaactcttgatttcagcccaggtcacgatcttggtgtgagatggagcccagcatccgGCTCCGTGATgatcatggaacctgcttgggattctctctcccacccctccctgtgtgcacacacattcgtgttctctctcaataaattaaataaataaataaataaataaataaataaataaataaataaataagtaagtaaatacataaataagtaaataacaattAGGTTTGTGTATTTCCTAACAATATTGTTCTAGACCAACAGAATCTCTTCTACTAAATGAAACCTTCCTCTACTTTATTGTGGCCGATGGAAACATCTTGGGCCCCTTCACGGGGCTGATAAAAGCTTTCTTCATTTTGGAtttgaggcttgaactcatgaatcTGTGATCAAGAGTCCTACACTCTaccaactgatccagccaggcaGCCCGagaagctgattttaaaaaaaacgaATTAAAGGCCTTAAGGTACCTCTATTACATATAATGTGTTTCAAAGTTTCAGTATATCATGAAACGTGCCAAATGAAAACTTTTAGCAACGGGcagctctgccttcggcccagggtgtgatcccggagacttgggatccagtcccgcatccggctccctgtgtggagcctgcttctccctctgcctgtgtctctgcctctctctctctctcattctctctctctctgtgtgtctgtcatgaataaataaacaaaacctaaaaaaaacaaaacaaaaaaccttttagCAACAACCAGGGCTAGTCGGGGCCAGTTATGCTGGCTGGTGGACTGCATTTGCAAAAATGTCATCTtcccatttccttaaaaaaaaaaatccctcctatCCTCTTCTGGATATTACTTCCCAAAACAGGAATTTCTCCCTCAGACGATTACAACGGACTTCATTTTGGTGAGCTGTAAGTGGACAGGGTTTTCTTAAGTGATCTTATAAGTGATCTTACTGTATACAACAAGGGTTAGCTCAAACTAAGGCTCGGTGATGTGTTGAATAGATGAAAGGCTATCACAACCTAGTTAATGAACTGACGCACTATGCCTCACTAGAGGAACTTAGGTATAAACAAACCTTTAGGTTGTATCCAATTAAgcgtaagttttttttttaaatattttatttatttattcgtgagagagagagagagagagagagagaggcagagacacaggcagaggcagaagcaggctccatgcagggagcctgacacgggagtcgaccccgggtctccagggtcaccccctgggctgaaggtggcgctgaacagctgagccacccgggctgccccccataAGGTCTTTTGAGAATGTTATACCAGCAGAAATAATGCCAGCTTGgactgaaagggacagagataGGACAAAATGAAGGACGAGTCAGACTCTCAAAATTCTACAGTTAGCAAACAGGCTTGAAgttattctttttccttgaaGTCCATGCTTACAGCTGAGTAACTTCATCagcctgttatttttttttttaagattttatttattcatgagagacacagagaaagagaggcagagacccaggcagggggagaagcaggctccactcagggagcccgaagcgggactcgatcccgggcggCGCTGaacccgctgagcccccgggggctGCCCAATTAACCCTAAGTTAAActgtattatatacatttaaaaatttcaaccaAGACCAAGGGTATAAAGCACTGACAGGTTCCACTCCCAGCACAAGCGCACCTGAGAGCCTGTACGTCAAAAACGTAAAACATCACAAAGGCGGAGAGAATTCAAAGACACGATTCAGAAAGAATGATCGTGTGTACTGCGGGTGGAGCGGGACGGGGAAACAGCAGACCCACAAGATGGAAATACAAGGAAAACACTGTCGTTTTTGGTGCAGACGCCAGTTTCCTCCGAAGGCTAAGGACTGCGGTCTGCGCTGAGCGCGGAGCCCGGGGAAGGCAAACTCCGATGAGGCTCGACGGCGACGGCGACGCCTTCGCAACGACGACGCCACGTCCCCGCCGTAGGCCCCCTCCCGTGATGCATCCGAACAGGGTCAAGACCCCTACACTCCTTGGGCTCCGGGTGACACGAGCAACGGCTGCGCTGCAGACGCGCGGCTTCGCTCCCCCGGGGAGGCCGGCAGAGCAGCCGCAGCTCGGGGCTGCGGGACCGCCCGCCAGCGACCGTCCGGGCCGCGCAGCGCCCCCCGCGGGGCCCCCGGGGCCGtcctcccgcccccgccgggcGGGCGGCGAGAGCGTTTGCGAGCAGGGCGCCCCAGACCGCGCGAGGCAGGCACGTCCGCGAGCGCGCGTGCTGCTTTCTCCCGCCGTCCGGACACTGACCTGGGGGCCACCGCGGAGTCCCCTCGGGCTTCCTTGCGAGCCAGGCGCTGAGGCCCCGGCGGAAGCCGCAGACCGCCGCTCCGCCCCACCTCCTGCAAGGCACCCGGGCGCCCAGAGCCGCCAAGCGCAGCCCCGCCATCTTCGCACCTCGCCGACCCGCACGGCCGCCGAGCGCCGCGACCCGGGCTGCGCATGCGCCGCCGGCCGGAAGTCGGGACTGCCCTAGTGGTACCCGGAGGGGCGGGGAGGGTCCCGCGAGAGCGCGCAGGCGCAGAGCGGCgtcgcccccgcccccgtctcGCCCGGGCAGCCCGCGGGACGGCTCGCCTGTGATGGCCTGGGACGCGCTGAGTGGCCCGGGCGCGGCGACCTCGGTGGGCAGGCGGCCGTTCCGTGGCTGGAGGCGCCGGAGAAGCCGTAAGGCCGCGTTCCAAGGAAACCCTGGCATCGTTCCGGGGGACGCCGGGGAGGAGCGCGGGATGCGAGGCGGCGGCGATCCGAGATGGACGGTTTCAAGCCTTCCCGGAAGTGCTGCCGAGGTCTGACCCGAATCCTTCCAACCCCGTCCCCCTCGTTTTTTGCGCCAGCTCTCCGGATGCCCGAACTGCTGAATTTTTGGAttgttctctcccttctcccGTGTTACGCGCAAGAAAAGAGATCCCAGTGGATGATTGACctcaaaggaagaataaaattgaGGGGATTCAAATACGCTTCGGGAGAATATAGTTTGGGAATAGAAGGGCTTTCTTGAGCATGAGATGAAACCCTCcaatcctaaaacaaaacaacaaaacaaaaaacaacaaaaaaactgcaTGTGCATTTCAGCTTTTCGAATGGCAAAAGTCCCCTCGAGTCAAATGAGAGTCTAGAAAAACTAATTCTACAGCGCAGATAACAGAACATTATATGACTTGCTCCtagaaataaggggaaaaaaagtctgtGATTTCAACAGCATTGGACGAGGGCTGTGAATAGGCAATTTGTATGTAGAGATGTCCAACTTCACTAATTGAAacgtgaattaaaaaaaaataacttttttttttcctcacccatcagattggcaaaaacttaaaaaag is from Canis lupus baileyi chromosome 35, mCanLup2.hap1, whole genome shotgun sequence and encodes:
- the ABHD10 gene encoding palmitoyl-protein thioesterase ABHD10, mitochondrial isoform X2, with protein sequence MHMQFFCCFLFCCFVLGLEGFISCSRKPFYSQTIFSRSVFESPQFYSSFEVNHPLGSLFLRVTREKGENNPKIQQFGHPESWRKKRGGRGWKDSGQTSAALPGRLETVHLGSPPPRIPRSSPASPGTMPGFPWNAALRLLRRLQPRNGRLPTEVAAPGPLSASQAITGEPSRGLPGRDGGGGDAALRLRALAGPSPPLRVPLGQSRLPAGGACAARVAALGGRAGRRGAKMAGLRLAALGARVPCRRWGGAAVCGFRRGLSAWLARKPEGTPRWPPGLICQELEIRMVIYKNAQWESGEKMFFL